GTCCAGCCTCCCCACTGCCACAGCTCAACCAACTCACAGCCAGTAAGCGCTTGCAACTTTCCCAAGCAGGAGTGGGCTAGCCTTAGGCCCAAGAGGTGCAACATTCAGGGCTGCATTCCTGCCAAGGGGTCACATCCAAAGCGCTATCATCTTAACAGACACCTAGGGCCTGTTATTGAGTCTGGATTCTGTTTTGAGGGCAAGACGCAGCCAGTTTCTCTCAATCTATGTGATACTGAAAAGATGTCGGGAAAAACTGCCCTTCCGTTGTACCAAGTGATCCTATCTCCCATACGGTCACTGGACAAGACCACAACATCCAGTACAACAAGACTGCTACCCTGTGAATAATAAAAGCAGGACAACGAAACTCTGGATGTCTCCCAGCTCAGCGCAAAATGGTGAGCATTAACCAGGGACATACATGGTAGGATTCAGCAAGGAATGGGTAGTTCTTCCCTAGCGTTAGCTTGCAGGAAGATAGGTAGGGCTGACTTACTGCTAACACCGGTTTTCACGGGGTGACTCTCTGTTGATATCAGCAAGGGACCTTCCTGCGACAGGGCCTTGGCTGCCTGGACACCCGCTGGTTTCCTGAACACCACGTATGCTACCTGAAATCCCTAAAAGACAAAGACACCTGCGCCAGTCAGACACACCATGGAAACTGGCAATGCAGCAGGAAGTCACAGtacaaataaagtaaaattcacatcaaataaaaagcaaaccacaaGTTACAGTGGGATAGCAAAAAAAGACAACGTAAACTTAAATAAGTAACCACGTTGCCCAATGCCCCCAAACAGTACTGCCATGTCTCACGTTCCAGACAGCACCATTCAGCTCTTGCGATCTTTTCCCGCTCTGGCCACTGAAGCACCAGCATTCCCCACCCCCCGCCCGCCGAGCTTTACCGTTACAGCTTTGCGGTTGAAGAATTTGGAcgtgagtttttcttttttctctcccggCTCCGGCTTCTCGCAGACGTCCACAGACTGAACGTGCCCGCAGCGGGCGAACAGCCTAGACAGAGAGTCCTTGGCGAGGAGAGCGAGAGAGAACGCAGGGTAGAGGAACGCCGGAGCaactcctcaggcacgggctgcAGGGCGCACCGGGGGGGTCTCGGCACGGCCCGGCCCCTCAGCCCGCAGCCACCCGCGCCGGGCTCCTTCGCCCCCGGCCCCCTCTCCCGAGGCGATGCCCTCGGCCTCCAGCCGCCCGCCCCAGCCCCACTCACCGCGCTGCAGTACGGGGGGACGTTGAGGACGAAGAGGGTGCGGCGAGGCGGGTGCGCGCTGCCGGCCCCCTCCCGCACCTGGTGCTCCTTCACCAGAAGGCAGTGGGGCGAGCGCTGCCGCTCCCCGAACTTCACCGCCAGAGCTGCGGGCGACGCACCGGTTAcaaaccccgccgccgccccgggcccggccgccctcccGGTCCCGCGTCCCCTCACCCGTGTAACCCGCCGGCGCCGCTCCCACCACACGCTCCTCGGCGGCCGCCATCTTAGCTCGGCAGGAAGCG
The sequence above is drawn from the Opisthocomus hoazin isolate bOpiHoa1 chromosome 8, bOpiHoa1.hap1, whole genome shotgun sequence genome and encodes:
- the RRP7A gene encoding ribosomal RNA-processing protein 7 homolog A isoform X1, giving the protein MAAAEERVVGAAPAGYTALAVKFGERQRSPHCLLVKEHQVREGAGSAHPPRRTLFVLNVPPYCSADSLSRLFARCGHVQSVDVCEKPEPGEKKEKLTSKFFNRKAVTGFQVAYVVFRKPAGVQAAKALSQEGPLLISTESHPVKTGVSKWIANYVASVVDQEELKAEVDAYMQDYDKKIAEEEAKAAREEGVPDEEGWVKVTRKGRKPGLPRTEAASLRVLEREKQKRARKELLNFYAWQHRETKREHIAQLRKKFEEDKQRIALMRAQRKFRPY